Part of the Uloborus diversus isolate 005 chromosome 9, Udiv.v.3.1, whole genome shotgun sequence genome is shown below.
TTGAAACTAGCAAAGCAATGAAGTATCATAGTCTAGCGTGctgaatttatgaaaatataaatacgCTATACAcgaagtacaccgccagctcagtcattccagccgaggactgcagtttcgtgcataaaagcactcaacagcccggcataggaagtgactgagctggaggtggaaaacctctgaaGGAAGCCAAGGGGgccaagcaaactggtagctaatatagaattagcactgaccagacgagtgaccggagcaatggttcggttcaactcgaagattgaaggcttgaccagaatgactgagctggcgatgtatttctgccatagccctggctatagggcggtaacttactgaatataccatgccttgccttcaatctttgagttgaaccaaaccattgctttggtcactcggcTGGGCAGTGCtgattttatattagctaccatttgtttggcactcttggcttccttaagaggttttccatctccggctcagtctcttcctatgccgggctgacgagtgctaataaacacgaaactgcagtccttggctggaatgactgagctggcagtgtatttcaagtatttctgtCATAGCCCTGCCTATAGAGCGGTAAATTACTGAACATTAGTGAGCTTCATAAATGTCATGAATTCAACAGGGAGCCTTTTATATTTCCTTTCTGATTCGTATTTTTCTTTGAATGGacacaaaatgatttaaaaaaatctttccattCAGAAATACTCAGCTGACTTTGTTGAAAATCTTTGTAGCAGCATCACACTGTTTCTGCTACTGGAATTTAGTATGAATGTTTACTAATTCTGCATCAGTGATTATTGGGATTTACTATGTAACTAAAAAAagtctataaaaaaaatatatttcatgttaTTCATAATTGACAACATTTCATTCATCTTTTTTCATCTCCTCTTCAATTTCTCTCATTGATCtatttcattaataatttttgtgatgTTTTTAATGACAGCGTCCACTTACTTTATTCATTACATGACTGTAGTACTGTCATTGCCAGATTGTtggcatttttttcccttaaccaGATATCTAAAACCAATGGTACCTAatcaaatcaaaataaaccattATTTCTCCTCTGCTTTTAGAAAATCAGCCCTTCATCCATGTTGTAATTTTCAACCTGATGAGAAATAGTATCCATTTCCGTCAATTCAGATAAAGGAGAAGAAAATAAGTTATGAACAGTCTCATTACAgcaatattttgataaaatgtttatAGCAAGTGCTGAAGTCGAGTTAATGTGAATTGTTCTACTAAGTGGCCATAAATATTATACATGTTAGGATGTTTAGGTTTTTACTAATCTTGATTCTAAGTTGTTTGTATGAGCTATTACTTTCTGTTacaaaaacaattcattttaaccCCAAAATTTGACTGCAATTCTTGTTGCTACtggtgaaaaattattattattattttttttttgacaattctttttactttcttcagttTTTGGAATTGATAAACCTCTTATATTTCTTgcgaagtttcaaattttaattcttttatacACTGGAATACAGTTTCCctctatttttgcattttgacatttcttattttatttttcaggtttCAAATGCTAATAAATCTCAAAAGCAACATGTACATGAAGCCCTAATGAAGATCTTCAAAACACAACTGAGGTCATGGAGAAAGAGTTTATTACTTTGTGTTGTAATTTCTACAGTAAGTTTCCTCTTAATTCATTTCCTTTTTCAGATACTTACATTGCTAAAAGAGGAAAGCTGGTTTGATCCTAAAAAAGTTGCTACAATTGATCCTTGGGTTAAGAAACATTGGAAACATGTGAAAATTGTAACAAAGCCAAATCGTGTGCAAACCTCTAAGACAATCTTATTATGGACTAAATTTTTTGGAATCTCTGATTATGTGCCAAAATTATCAACACTCGGTTGTCCTAAGCCAAAATGCTTTATTACTTCTGATCGaagatttttaaacaaaagtgaTGCCTTAGTTTTCCACTTACGAGACATAAACCTGAAGGATCTACCAGCCTACAGAAATAAAAACCAAGTTTGGATTCTTGTGCACCATGAGTCTCCCCATCATACTCCTGATGTATTAAAGTACCTAAATGGTCTTTTTAATTGGACAGCTACATATAGATCTGATTCAGATATTGGTCTTACGCCAGTTGCGAAACGGTTGAAACATGCTGATTCAAAGGCTGTAAACTATGCCAGAGGAAAGAAAAGAATGGTTGCTTGGCTTGTTAGTAATTGTAAAACACCAAGCAAGCGTGAACTATTTGTCAAGGAgcttcaaaaaagtattttagtagatATTTATGGAAAGTGTGGTAAACTTTCATGTTTTCCGGTGCAATCTGAAGAGTGCtatgaaaaattaggaaaaatgtaTAGGTTTTATTTATCTTTCGAAAATTCAATATGTAAAGATTATGTTACTGAAAAGTTCTTTAATATACTTCACACTAATATGATACCTGTTGTAATGGGAGGAGCTAATTACTCAGCTATAGCTCCTCCTTCTTCTTATATTGATGCATTGTCTTTCAAATCTCCCAAAGAACTTGCCCAGTTTTTGCTAAATGTTGCCAAAGATGAGAAAAAGTTTAACAGTTATTTTGCTTGGAAAAATACGCACTATGTAACTATTGATGCTTATGCAtgtcaaatatgtaaaaaattacaTGAACCTCTTGTTGAATCTCATTATTATAAGAATATTAGTTATTGGTGGTTTGGTGATGCCAATTGTAAATCTTGGAATATTTTTCCTTAACCCATTGTTGTCCAATTTTTTATAAACAGTTTCTCTGTCATGGTCAATTCAAAGGGCTTATAAAATGTAACAGGAGAGTATTATCAGTCATATAAGTAGTATTTTAAGATTGTTTAGAGACTGTTTTTAAATCTGACACTGCCAGGCTGCAGCAGCAAATATTTAATGCCTGACCAAGTCTGCAACATCAGACTGGAAAGGATTacattaaataaaacttaaacagCTAAAGTATATTATAGATTAGCaccaaatctctctctctctctttcgagTCATTCACTATATCTTTTTATGCAGGTATTTAAATCATCAGTTTGAGTTGATCCTTTTACCCTAGTTACTCAGTTTATAAACTTCATTTCTGTTAACATTTGCTCAACATTGCACTCATTTCAGTTAGTGGAAAGGTGATTTTAATTAGATTGTATATACTAGGCACAAAGTTGTTTGAGATTATTTAACTACAACtgtcaaacattttgaaaaatttaaattttttttttttaaaagcaaaaaaatgcattttttatttttatgtttcataatAAATGCTCATTTCCATTGTTCTAGCTATTCATTGTGCTTTTTACTCCTGTCATTTACTgcatatttttcaacaattttaaaacttttaactgtagattaaataccttttcagaagtaaacagtAAGTTGTATGCAGACCTAGATAAAATTTAAGACTGCCAGCAAACTCAAATGAGTTCTTAAAAATTTCCTGCCAAAAAAACACTACTCCTCCTGAGTCTTATATCGCggttaacagaaaaaaatgtaaagttgAGAGCGAATAGAGTACTTCTAAGTGACTAGAATTCTGTTTTCAATTATATTTACTGTTTTCTTAGTATTATTGAAGGGGGGTTCATCTAAAAATTGGCAATCAGCATTTgttgctcattaaaaaaaaaaaaaagtgatatttcgCCCAATCCAAAGTTACGGGTGTGAcatttacactaactaaattagtcatcagcaaaaatattttagagtataggtttcaatttctatatttttcaataaagccCACTGGCAGGTGCTTTGATGCCAATTTGCAagttgattgatattttatttattttttaaaaaattaatttttacccattgcgggtgtgacataaaaagaacatgcattttcaccttgcgatcaaaacattcaaaactttGAGTTACATAAACtgatcaaatagtttttttttatgttagacaGCAATACTTAATTAttctatgaaaaaattaaatactcactcaattattttcactgtaaaaaatattcaaagttgccATTGCGGGTGTGACTTGTGTGGCCAATAAATAACTACATACACAAATAGTTATCGATCTGACATTTAATGATTAGCACAGTAATAAATAAGAGAGATTGCAAATCActaaggaacattttttttttgcatgaatctCATTTCCAATCTAGAATTGTTGATTTTAGGGGGTGTTTGTTTTCTTAATACAACCTTCTGTTTCTCCCATGATATGTCTGACTGATTGGGCCAGATGTATACATGTTCTGAAGGTTTTTTCCCCCAAGTATTCTACTTATATGTCTTCTCCATCTATTTGCTTGATtttaccaacattttttttttttttttttgagttggaaaacaaaactaattctatAAAATCTCCAAGGGCATTTATATTACCAAGGGAGATAGTTTCATTACTGCCTCAATCGGAAACAATCTTCAATGCACTTTCTGCCACTTGAATTCTACCCATATCAATCGGTGCAACATGGTGTACCTATTGTAAGTTTGGTACAGCTTGTACATGGCGGCAGTGTGCGTCAAGCATTTTTAAGGCATCTTCTGTGAAGTTGCTCTCCGCAGAATAAAgtactctgatttttttaagagCCTTTTCTGCTCAAATGGCAAAATCTGATTCAGAATTGATTGTTGCTCTACACTGAAGAAAAGCAAGTGacaccattttttttattacctCACCAACACTATCCACGACTCCTTTTCCATGAGACCTTGCAAAGTATGACCATCCAATTTTAATGTTGTAGTCTTTATGGCCGTATGACATTAACAGAAGATAGTACCTATCTATGGATTGAATTACCAAAGGTTACAAATTAATgttgaattataaatttttacacTATTCTAGTCAAGACCTCATTCCAGCTATGATGtctttgttgacagtcccaacGGTGGCATAATGAAGTTTTTCCATGACTTCTGCAGTATAGTTGTATTTAGTAGCATATAAGGGGAgatattaaaaattaacaaagaaaaaaagtagacTTGTGTTTCCAGCTCCGATGCAGACCTTTCAAAAGCATCTCCTTTCTTGCTGCAACTCCTTCAATTGCTCTCCCATTGTTAATACAGTTATTGCGATAAAGCTATGTTATTTCtagtcatttttttcaaaatagttgtttttagcattttaattaaaaatttacattttgttaacaaaaatatatttctgaaagAAAACTAGTAAGAGTTCTGGAAGTTCTTGTGATAGAATAAAACGGTTGCTATTAattatttactgttattttcatgtttgaagtaattaaaaataaagtgtgCCAAATTCTACAAACTTTGCATtttctgtgaaattttcattaaaattatttgtaataaagttttctgaattgtattttacattttaaggAGGTTTTTTAATGTTACTTTATATTCAGTAAAACCCATACTTTGGTAACATTCATGTTTTACTAATATCAAAGAAGATAGAACATTTGAACAAAATTCTTCTTTATCTAATATCTAACTACCAGGGTCAGGTGGGGTGTACAAAACAGGTATTTTTGAACTGATTTTCAAACTATTCAAATCTGAgatcaacaattaaaaaataataattgagttTCTACATTTTAACAATACACTTCACGTATCCATCCACAGCTAttactgaaattattttattgtttcgtGAAAAAGGTATTGTTTCAAAAtctgtttttgtaaaaaatgagttGTACTATTTTTGTAGAAATTATTGCTGAGTTTTCATTTTGTGGTTAACACTTTAAGAACAAAAGTGAAATGTACAGTTTCAAACATGAATGCACATACAACAAACAAATGAGTTGAATAATTCtaacaattttaaatcaaatttcagagtaaaaacatgagtttctttatttttttaaaaaagatatgcaAGGATAAAAAATCTGTTGAACAATATAGTCTATATatttaattgcaataaaattaatgtcCATGATTATTAAGGATTGGCTGACTTAATTTTTTGATGATCTGTTCTTCAATCTCCATTTCCTCATAATCAGGGAAGGTGAAAAATTTAGCATCAAAGTCTTGAAGTTGATGTTAAAAACAAGTCTATATGACTCTGAAAATAATCAGAGGACTGCGTGGATAACGCCTTGCCTCTGCTTAGTTAATGAAGAGCGATTTTAATAGTGTGTTACTCCATCAAAGATGACCTCTAAAGAAATTTTACAATATAAGCACAAGTACATAAAGGTTCTAGAacttgagcaataaaatacatttttgactCTTTAGCAAGGTACTCAACTAGCACCCAATCTCCTGTCGATATtgtacatgtatataagcttagtGAAATGGATGTTTCTTTTGACAGCTCTGGCCTTGAGttgcttccattttttttaaatgtttctttcaacTTTCAAGCAAGCTGCTACCTCTTTCAAAGTTAACACTTCTACGGATTTAGCTTAcactcttattattattattattttttttttttgctttggaatTTTGAATTACATTCTGGTTTGAAGTTGAAGGTTCTGGGAGAAATACATTTATGATTGCtcgcttaaaattttaacatgttgATTGCATTTGTTTTGAACCTCATTTACTTTGTACGCTCGATGTATCAGGTGACATTGTTAGACCCACAGTGCTATTACTTGAGGGCAAGATGCTGCTTCTGAAAAATCATTAGATTCGGTCACCAAAATGCGATGTTGAATAGCTTTTTGTTTCAGGGAAATTACTCCCTTTATAAAACCCTTCAGACACTTCAAAACCATTAACTTCATTTCTTTCTGAAGAAATCTCTTTTTGTTGATGCTGGGTTACTGGcccatcttaaaaaaaaaagagtaacagCTGTCGGCATTTTTTGTTCTATTACGTTTAACACGGGATCCAAATGTGCTGATATGGCTGCTGGGTTACatattttcttagaaaaaccaAGCAGAAGGAAATAGGTTCTTTATTATGAGCACTATAAGCTACACCTGTGTGTAGTGTCAGTTGGTTTCTAGAGTCACTGAAGTGAACACTTTGAATTTCAGCACCTATCTTACAagaatagttttctgaaaaatctACTTGGATTAGCACttcatttttcttaagatta
Proteins encoded:
- the LOC129229561 gene encoding alpha-(1,3)-fucosyltransferase C-like — protein: MKIFKTQLRSWRKSLLLCVVISTVSFLLIHFLFQILTLLKEESWFDPKKVATIDPWVKKHWKHVKIVTKPNRVQTSKTILLWTKFFGISDYVPKLSTLGCPKPKCFITSDRRFLNKSDALVFHLRDINLKDLPAYRNKNQVWILVHHESPHHTPDVLKYLNGLFNWTATYRSDSDIGLTPVAKRLKHADSKAVNYARGKKRMVAWLVSNCKTPSKRELFVKELQKSILVDIYGKCGKLSCFPVQSEECYEKLGKMYRFYLSFENSICKDYVTEKFFNILHTNMIPVVMGGANYSAIAPPSSYIDALSFKSPKELAQFLLNVAKDEKKFNSYFAWKNTHYVTIDAYACQICKKLHEPLVESHYYKNISYWWFGDANCKSWNIFP